In the genome of Candidatus Ruthia magnifica str. Cm (Calyptogena magnifica), one region contains:
- a CDS encoding YebC/PmpR family DNA-binding transcriptional regulator — protein MAGHSKWHNIQHRKGAQDAKRGKIFTKLIKEIVISAKIGGGRIENNHSLKIIIDKALAVNMRRNTIENAVKRGNGDFDGNNYEKIRYEGYSLGGTAIMVDCLSDNRNRTISDIRHAFLKHGGNLGRDGSVSYLFTKQGFISFDTGNENQIMEIALDEGAQDIITNDDDSIDVITTPEDFFTIKDVLTTSGLEPSHAEVTMEPASRVELNLSDAEKFMKLIDHLEDLDETKKIYHNADISDKVMVRL, from the coding sequence ATGGCAGGACATAGTAAATGGCACAATATTCAACACCGAAAAGGCGCACAAGATGCTAAGCGTGGAAAAATATTCACCAAACTGATTAAAGAAATTGTCATCTCTGCCAAAATAGGTGGTGGTAGAATTGAAAATAATCATTCTCTTAAAATAATAATTGATAAAGCCTTAGCAGTAAACATGAGGCGTAATACCATTGAAAATGCCGTCAAACGTGGTAATGGCGATTTTGATGGGAATAATTATGAAAAAATTCGTTATGAGGGTTATAGCTTAGGTGGCACTGCTATTATGGTTGACTGTTTGAGTGATAATCGTAATCGCACGATATCTGATATACGTCACGCTTTTTTAAAACACGGCGGTAATTTAGGAAGAGATGGCTCGGTATCTTATCTATTCACCAAACAGGGTTTTATTAGTTTCGATACAGGCAATGAAAACCAAATTATGGAAATAGCCCTTGATGAAGGTGCGCAAGATATCATCACCAATGACGATGATTCCATCGATGTCATCACTACACCTGAAGATTTTTTCACCATTAAAGATGTACTTACAACATCAGGGCTTGAACCAAGTCACGCAGAAGTAACGATGGAACCTGCCAGCCGTGTTGAACTTAATCTGAGTGATGCAGAAAAATTCATGAAATTAATTGACCACTTAGAAGATTTAGACGAAACCAAAAAAATCTATCATAATGCAGATATTTCCGATAAGGTAATGGTGCGGTTATAA
- the nadA gene encoding quinolinate synthase NadA, whose product MLSTQEQIKTELKTHNAVLVAHYYVDAKLQTLAEATGGIVSDSLEMARFSQNCDAHTIIIAGVKFMGETAKILSPEKRVLVLNSHATCSLDEDCPIDQFSELCDQHPDRIVVVYANTSAQVKARADWVVTSSSALNVVKHLKDNGEKILWAPDKHLGHYVQTQTNANMLLWQGACVVHERFKADALKVLKTLHPEAAVLVHPESPQSVVNLADVVGSTSALIDAVKNRPETTFIVATDNGIFHKMHEVAPNKKLIEAPTMGEGADCESCAHCEWMAMNTLENCLNTLQIGNNEIFINTDICKKAKNAIQKLLDFTV is encoded by the coding sequence GTGTTATCAACCCAAGAACAAATTAAGACTGAATTAAAAACTCACAATGCAGTTTTAGTTGCGCACTATTATGTAGATGCTAAATTGCAAACCTTAGCAGAAGCAACGGGCGGTATTGTATCTGACTCATTAGAAATGGCACGCTTTAGTCAAAACTGTGATGCACATACTATTATTATTGCAGGGGTTAAATTTATGGGAGAAACTGCCAAAATTCTCTCGCCTGAAAAAAGAGTATTGGTCTTAAATTCCCATGCAACCTGCTCACTCGATGAAGATTGTCCAATTGATCAATTCTCAGAACTTTGTGACCAGCATCCTGATAGAATAGTGGTGGTTTATGCAAACACTTCAGCACAAGTTAAAGCACGCGCTGATTGGGTTGTTACCTCAAGCAGTGCACTTAATGTCGTCAAACACCTTAAAGACAACGGGGAAAAAATTTTATGGGCGCCTGATAAGCACTTAGGACACTACGTGCAAACTCAAACAAATGCTAATATGCTCTTGTGGCAAGGTGCTTGTGTGGTACATGAACGTTTTAAAGCAGATGCACTAAAAGTCTTAAAAACATTACACCCTGAGGCGGCTGTTTTGGTTCATCCTGAATCCCCTCAATCTGTAGTAAATCTAGCAGATGTTGTCGGTTCAACCAGCGCACTAATTGATGCGGTTAAAAATAGGCCTGAAACTACTTTTATCGTGGCAACTGATAATGGTATTTTTCATAAAATGCATGAAGTTGCACCCAATAAAAAACTAATAGAAGCCCCCACTATGGGCGAAGGCGCAGATTGTGAGTCGTGTGCGCACTGTGAATGGATGGCAATGAATACACTGGAAAACTGTTTAAATACTTTGCAAATAGGTAATAACGAAATATTTATTAATACCGACATTTGCAAAAAAGCAAAAAATGCAATTCAAAAATTGCTTGACTTTACCGTATAA
- the aspS gene encoding aspartate--tRNA ligase has protein sequence MRTHFCGELNKDNIGQTVEIYGWVNRRRDHGGVIFLDMRDKHGIAQVVINPDNADFSLAETVRNEFVLKITGTIIARGEGLTNPKLSTGKIEIKAQNIEILNTSKPVPFQIDATDTSEEVRLRYRYLDLRSDTMQNRLRLRSRVTRYMREFMDEHDFLDIETPFLTKATPEGARDYLVPSRTHSGKFFALPQSPQLFKQLLMMSGFERYYQIVKCFRDEDLRADRQPEFTQLDVETSFMSENEIMTMMEKMTRGLFKLVINVDLGDNFPTITYADSMAKYGLDRPDMRISMQIVSIDKIMQGVDFKVFSGPANYDDSRVAALKVPNGASISRKNIDKYTKYVSIYGAKGLAYIKLNKNGPASPILKFLGDEVIAKVIEMTDAKTGDIIFFGADKSKIVNEALGNLREQLAKDLDLFDTQWAPIWVVDFPMFEVGDDGSLNTTHHPFTAPSVDAKTLEKTATTALSKAYDLVINGSEVGGGSIRIHQIDMQKTVLKLLGISDQEIQDKFGFFLNALEYGCPPHGGMAFGLDRLMMIMTGANSIRDVVAFPKTQTAACLLTDTPTSISRKLLRELSVKINLPEKD, from the coding sequence ATGAGAACACATTTTTGTGGCGAACTAAACAAAGACAATATAGGCCAAACAGTAGAAATTTATGGCTGGGTTAATCGCAGGCGTGATCATGGTGGTGTTATCTTTTTAGACATGCGTGATAAACACGGTATTGCTCAAGTGGTTATCAATCCTGATAATGCAGATTTTTCTTTGGCTGAAACCGTTCGTAACGAATTTGTATTAAAAATTACAGGCACAATTATTGCCAGAGGCGAGGGTTTAACTAATCCAAAACTAAGCACTGGTAAAATTGAAATTAAAGCGCAAAATATTGAAATTCTTAACACTTCCAAACCCGTACCATTCCAGATTGATGCAACTGACACCTCAGAAGAAGTGCGACTTAGATATAGATATCTAGACTTACGTAGTGATACCATGCAAAATCGCTTACGTTTACGTTCACGCGTTACTCGTTATATGCGTGAATTTATGGATGAGCATGATTTTTTAGATATCGAAACCCCGTTTTTAACCAAAGCCACCCCAGAAGGTGCGCGTGATTATTTAGTGCCTTCGCGCACTCATTCAGGTAAATTCTTTGCCTTGCCACAATCACCACAATTATTCAAACAACTTTTAATGATGTCAGGATTTGAGCGTTATTATCAAATTGTTAAATGCTTTAGAGATGAAGACTTACGTGCTGATCGCCAACCTGAATTTACCCAACTTGATGTTGAAACTTCATTTATGAGTGAAAATGAAATCATGACAATGATGGAAAAAATGACACGAGGCTTGTTTAAATTAGTCATTAATGTTGACTTAGGTGATAATTTTCCCACCATTACTTATGCAGATTCCATGGCAAAATACGGGCTAGACCGCCCAGATATGCGTATTTCAATGCAAATAGTCAGCATAGACAAAATAATGCAAGGCGTTGATTTTAAAGTATTTTCAGGTCCGGCTAATTACGATGATTCTCGTGTTGCCGCTTTAAAAGTACCAAATGGTGCCAGTATTAGCCGTAAAAATATCGACAAATATACAAAATACGTTAGCATTTATGGCGCAAAAGGTTTGGCTTATATCAAGCTTAATAAAAACGGTCCAGCATCCCCTATTTTAAAATTCTTAGGCGATGAAGTAATCGCTAAAGTTATCGAAATGACAGATGCAAAAACAGGGGATATTATTTTCTTTGGCGCTGATAAAAGCAAAATTGTTAATGAAGCTTTGGGTAATTTGCGTGAACAACTTGCTAAAGATTTAGATTTATTCGATACACAATGGGCTCCTATTTGGGTGGTTGATTTTCCGATGTTTGAAGTGGGTGACGATGGCTCATTAAATACCACTCATCATCCATTTACTGCTCCTAGTGTTGATGCTAAAACTTTAGAAAAAACTGCCACTACCGCCCTATCCAAAGCATATGACTTAGTCATTAATGGCTCTGAGGTGGGTGGTGGCTCTATTCGTATCCATCAAATTGATATGCAAAAAACTGTTCTAAAGCTACTAGGTATTTCCGACCAAGAGATACAAGATAAATTTGGTTTTTTTCTGAATGCGCTAGAATATGGCTGCCCACCTCATGGTGGTATGGCATTTGGTCTTGACCGCTTGATGATGATTATGACAGGTGCAAACTCTATTCGTGATGTGGTTGCTTTTCCAAAGACTCAAACTGCCGCTTGTCTTTTAACCGATACACCTACCAGTATATCAAGAAAATTATTGCGTGAATTAAGTGTTAAGATCAATCTTCCAGAAAAAGACTAA
- a CDS encoding DUF502 domain-containing protein has product MKRLRNYFISGLLFWIPLGLSIVVIKFFLELVNNIVPTQYLPEALFNLDNTIPGSGIIWVIFIMLITGALVNNFIGRKLIQLWEKLLNKIPGFRSIYSALKQLSDTVFSPSGKSLKKALLVEYPRKGMWTIAFQTGNYGGEVERKVGQKIINIYVPSTPNPTSGFFIMLSKNDVIELDMSVDEAFKLIISTGVVTPIQKR; this is encoded by the coding sequence TTGAAACGCTTACGAAATTATTTTATCTCTGGTCTATTATTCTGGATACCTTTAGGGCTTAGTATTGTTGTTATTAAATTCTTTTTAGAATTAGTCAATAATATTGTTCCCACCCAATACCTACCAGAAGCTTTATTTAATTTAGACAACACCATTCCTGGATCTGGCATTATTTGGGTTATTTTTATCATGCTAATAACGGGTGCTTTAGTTAATAATTTTATTGGTCGTAAGCTAATCCAACTTTGGGAAAAACTACTCAATAAAATTCCAGGATTTAGAAGTATCTATAGCGCACTTAAACAACTTTCAGATACCGTGTTTAGCCCTTCTGGTAAAAGTCTTAAAAAAGCACTATTGGTTGAATATCCTCGCAAAGGTATGTGGACTATTGCTTTTCAAACAGGCAACTATGGTGGCGAAGTAGAGAGAAAAGTTGGACAAAAAATTATTAATATTTACGTACCTAGCACTCCCAATCCTACTTCTGGCTTTTTCATTATGCTTTCAAAAAATGATGTGATTGAGCTTGACATGAGTGTTGATGAAGCATTCAAACTGATTATTTCTACTGGTGTAGTAACGCCAATACAAAAAAGGTAA
- the map gene encoding type I methionyl aminopeptidase yields the protein MSIAIKSKDDIEKMRVAGYLAANAIDMISPYVKAGISTDELDKICHDYIVNHQGAIAAPLNYHGFPKSICTSVNHVVCHGIPGFKRLKKGDIINIDITIIKDGFHGDTSKMFIIGKSSVKAQLICRIAQECLYIGIKQVKPGIHLGEIGKAIGTHANKNNCAVVRDYCGHGIGTEFHAEPQVVHYDDGKSDISPILEAGMTFTIEPMINLGGFEVITSKVDNWTVTTKDHTLSAQWEHTILVSQNGCEILTLRDEESV from the coding sequence ATGTCAATAGCTATTAAATCAAAGGATGATATTGAAAAAATGCGTGTGGCTGGATATTTAGCAGCTAATGCCATTGATATGATATCGCCTTATGTTAAGGCTGGCATTAGTACTGATGAATTAGACAAAATTTGCCATGATTACATTGTTAATCATCAGGGAGCAATTGCTGCGCCACTTAATTATCACGGTTTTCCAAAATCTATTTGTACCAGTGTTAACCATGTAGTTTGCCACGGCATTCCTGGATTTAAGAGACTTAAAAAAGGGGATATAATTAATATTGATATCACCATTATTAAAGATGGCTTTCATGGTGATACTTCAAAAATGTTCATCATTGGTAAATCCAGCGTCAAAGCACAACTCATTTGTAGAATTGCACAAGAATGTTTATACATCGGTATTAAACAAGTAAAACCTGGTATTCATTTGGGTGAAATTGGCAAGGCAATTGGCACTCATGCGAATAAAAATAATTGCGCCGTGGTGCGTGATTATTGTGGACATGGCATTGGAACTGAGTTCCACGCTGAACCTCAAGTGGTTCATTATGATGATGGAAAATCAGACATTAGTCCAATCCTTGAAGCAGGTATGACTTTTACAATTGAGCCTATGATTAATCTAGGGGGGTTTGAAGTTATTACTTCTAAAGTTGATAACTGGACAGTAACCACAAAAGACCACACGCTTTCTGCACAATGGGAGCATACTATTTTAGTCTCGCAAAACGGATGCGAGATCTTAACTCTCAGAGATGAAGAGTCGGTATAA
- a CDS encoding M48 family metalloprotease, producing the protein MLIGYTLFIGLNLAQFYQPEYQQYSFNEKFIAANQIVFQNQEQLLGFLEFSLMVLLAMLSATAFGFYQKSNGHKVALAFGGKLISDEDKLSIEEKQTLNIVAEQALAANIPAPALYIIPDNAINAFAAGKTTQEAIVAITQGSMVSFNRTQLSGVIAHEIGHIVNHDIKLNIQISAFVFGFTALFFLARMIFYQAAYNRRMDGRAKLILFAIAAIIALIGMMTVWFGRILQAAMSRQREYLADASAVQFTRYPNGLVEAFEIMQNSGNSGKTKLENPNTEEYTHAMLFGMSGELFATHPPLDKRIKRIQNRI; encoded by the coding sequence ATGTTAATTGGCTACACTTTGTTTATTGGGCTGAATTTAGCACAGTTTTATCAGCCTGAATATCAACAATACAGCTTTAATGAAAAGTTTATTGCTGCCAATCAAATCGTCTTTCAGAATCAAGAGCAGTTACTTGGTTTTTTGGAGTTTTCACTAATGGTATTATTGGCAATGCTGAGTGCCACTGCATTTGGTTTTTATCAAAAATCAAATGGACATAAAGTCGCACTTGCCTTTGGTGGCAAACTAATTAGTGATGAAGACAAGCTGTCAATTGAAGAAAAACAAACACTTAATATTGTTGCCGAACAAGCCTTGGCAGCCAACATTCCTGCTCCCGCCTTATACATCATTCCAGATAATGCCATTAACGCCTTTGCTGCAGGAAAAACCACTCAAGAAGCGATTGTTGCCATTACTCAAGGTTCAATGGTGAGTTTTAATCGCACTCAATTATCTGGTGTCATTGCTCATGAAATTGGACATATTGTCAACCATGACATCAAACTTAACATCCAAATCAGTGCATTTGTATTTGGTTTTACTGCATTGTTTTTTCTCGCCAGAATGATATTTTATCAAGCCGCTTATAATCGCCGCATGGATGGTCGAGCAAAATTAATATTATTTGCAATTGCCGCTATCATTGCATTAATTGGAATGATGACGGTTTGGTTCGGGCGTATTTTACAAGCAGCAATGTCACGCCAACGTGAATATTTAGCTGATGCCTCTGCTGTTCAATTTACTCGTTATCCTAATGGTTTGGTTGAGGCATTTGAGATTATGCAAAATAGTGGTAATAGTGGTAAAACTAAACTTGAAAACCCCAATACCGAAGAATACACTCATGCCATGTTGTTTGGAATGTCTGGTGAGTTATTTGCCACACACCCACCACTAGATAAGCGCATTAAAAGAATCCAAAATAGAATCTAA
- a CDS encoding LemA family protein: MEFLTQNWLLITIVVVLLIWIINIYNNLISYKTQYQNSFEQISIQLKRRLDLIGNLVDVAKKYMEHERETLTAITEARAELTQANKVAKKNPGESSVMTNLASSQIALDSAMSGFNLKMEAYPDLKASENMMQLSEEMTTTENRIASARQGYNDLVQKFNEYKKSFPNVLFAGVFGFGIDAQNLEFSENLEQLNQAPKDLFA; the protein is encoded by the coding sequence ATGGAATTTTTAACACAAAACTGGTTGCTAATTACAATTGTTGTTGTTTTGCTTATTTGGATTATCAACATTTATAACAACTTGATTTCTTACAAAACTCAGTATCAAAATAGCTTTGAGCAAATTTCAATACAACTTAAACGACGCTTAGACTTAATTGGCAATTTGGTTGATGTTGCCAAAAAATACATGGAGCATGAAAGAGAAACGTTAACTGCTATTACTGAAGCTAGGGCAGAATTAACACAAGCCAACAAAGTGGCAAAAAAAAATCCAGGTGAGTCAAGTGTTATGACAAATCTAGCCAGTTCTCAGATAGCATTGGATAGTGCAATGAGTGGGTTTAACTTAAAAATGGAAGCCTACCCTGATTTAAAAGCAAGCGAAAATATGATGCAACTAAGTGAGGAGATGACCACCACAGAAAATCGTATTGCCAGTGCTCGACAGGGGTATAACGACTTAGTTCAAAAGTTTAATGAGTACAAAAAATCATTTCCGAATGTACTGTTTGCTGGTGTATTTGGCTTTGGTATAGATGCACAAAATTTAGAATTTAGCGAAAACTTGGAACAATTAAACCAAGCACCTAAAGACTTGTTTGCTTAA
- the dnaQ gene encoding DNA polymerase III subunit epsilon: MERLIVLDTETTGIEPSEGHRIIEIGCTEIVDRQITENNEYHEYIQPSRNVGDSVRIHGITDKFLTNKPKFKAIVKTFLTYIEGATLIIHNAPFDLGFLNHELKLIGIDERIEDKCNIIDSLELSKQQRPGTLHNLDALCRRFEINSSARTVHGALLDAKILAQVYLAMTGGQSTLFNNEQTINEQANTNNIIRVERAIGKIKVVYANKQELAAHASYFEKI, from the coding sequence ATGGAAAGACTAATTGTACTAGATACTGAGACCACGGGTATTGAGCCTTCCGAAGGTCATCGCATTATTGAAATTGGTTGTACAGAAATTGTAGACAGACAAATCACTGAAAATAATGAGTATCATGAATATATACAGCCCAGTCGTAATGTTGGCGATTCGGTACGAATTCATGGCATTACTGATAAATTTTTAACAAACAAGCCTAAATTTAAAGCCATTGTTAAGACGTTTTTAACCTATATTGAAGGAGCAACACTTATCATTCACAACGCTCCATTTGACCTTGGGTTTCTAAACCATGAACTTAAACTTATAGGCATTGATGAACGTATTGAGGATAAATGCAACATTATTGATTCATTAGAACTTTCTAAACAACAACGACCTGGAACATTACACAATCTCGACGCCTTGTGCCGACGATTCGAAATCAACTCAAGCGCAAGAACTGTACATGGCGCACTACTAGATGCAAAAATTTTAGCACAAGTTTATCTGGCGATGACTGGGGGACAATCGACTTTATTTAACAATGAACAAACGATCAATGAACAAGCCAATACTAATAACATTATTCGAGTAGAACGCGCCATTGGCAAAATCAAAGTTGTTTATGCAAATAAACAAGAACTGGCAGCACATGCTAGTTACTTTGAAAAAATTTAA
- the rpoZ gene encoding DNA-directed RNA polymerase subunit omega — MARVTVEECLEHVENRFELVLVAAKRAHQLSSGDYKPLLDAGKDKPTVVALREIEAGLIDASILSETYEMQEQLSAQQK; from the coding sequence ATGGCAAGAGTAACAGTTGAAGAATGTTTAGAACATGTGGAAAATCGTTTTGAGTTGGTATTGGTTGCAGCAAAACGCGCACATCAATTAAGTTCTGGTGATTATAAACCACTATTAGATGCAGGCAAAGATAAACCAACAGTAGTGGCATTAAGAGAGATTGAGGCAGGACTTATTGATGCTTCAATTTTAAGTGAAACTTATGAAATGCAAGAACAATTATCAGCACAGCAAAAGTAG